The Callospermophilus lateralis isolate mCalLat2 chromosome 15, mCalLat2.hap1, whole genome shotgun sequence genome window below encodes:
- the Smndc1 gene encoding survival of motor neuron-related-splicing factor 30 isoform X2: MSEDLAKQLASYKAQLQQVEAALSGNGENEDLLKLKKDLQEVIELTKDLLSTQPSETLASSDSFASAQPTHSWKVGDKCMAIWSEDGQCYEAEIEEIDEENGTAAITFAGYGNAEVTPLLNLKPVEEGRKAKEDSGNKPMSKKEMIAQQREYKKKKALKKAQRIKELEQEREDQKVKWQQFNNRAYSKNKKGQVKRSIFASPESVTGKVGVGTCGIADKPMTQYQDTSKYNVRHLMPQ, from the exons ATGTCAGAGGATCTAGCAAAACAGCTGGCAAGCTACAAAGCTCAACTCCAGCAAGTAGAAGCTGCATTATCTGGAAATGGAGAAAATGAAGATTTGCTAAAATTGAAGAAAGATTTACAA GAAGTTATAGAACTAACCAAAGACCTCCTGTCAACTCAACCATCAGAAACTCTTGCAAGTTCAGATAGTTTTGCTTCTGCTCAGCCCACTCATTCATGGAAAGTCGGAGACAAGTGTATGGCAATCTGGAGTGAAGATGGACA GTGTTACGAAGCGGAGATCGAGGAGATAGATGAAGAAAATGGCACCGCTGCAATTACCTTTGCTGGTTATGGCAATGCTGAAGTGACTCCACTGTTGAACCTGAAGCCtgtagaagaaggaaggaaggcaaaGGAGGACAGTGGGAATAAACCCATGTCAAA AAAGGAAATGATTGCCCAGCAGCGTgaatacaaaaagaagaaagctTTGAAAAAAGCACAGAGAATAAAAGAACTTGAACAGGAAAGAGAGGACCAGAAGGTGAAATGGCAACAATTCAACAACAGAGCCtattctaaaaacaaaaaaggccaG GTAAAGAGGAGTATTTTTGCTTCACCTGAGAGTGTTACTGGCAAAGTTGGAGTAGGAACTTGTGGAATTGCTGATAAACCTATGACACAGTATCAAGATACCTCTAAATACAATGTCAGGCATTTGATGCCTCAATAA
- the Smndc1 gene encoding survival of motor neuron-related-splicing factor 30 isoform X1 — protein sequence MEVIELTKDLLSTQPSETLASSDSFASAQPTHSWKVGDKCMAIWSEDGQCYEAEIEEIDEENGTAAITFAGYGNAEVTPLLNLKPVEEGRKAKEDSGNKPMSKKEMIAQQREYKKKKALKKAQRIKELEQEREDQKVKWQQFNNRAYSKNKKGQVKRSIFASPESVTGKVGVGTCGIADKPMTQYQDTSKYNVRHLMPQ from the exons ATG GAAGTTATAGAACTAACCAAAGACCTCCTGTCAACTCAACCATCAGAAACTCTTGCAAGTTCAGATAGTTTTGCTTCTGCTCAGCCCACTCATTCATGGAAAGTCGGAGACAAGTGTATGGCAATCTGGAGTGAAGATGGACA GTGTTACGAAGCGGAGATCGAGGAGATAGATGAAGAAAATGGCACCGCTGCAATTACCTTTGCTGGTTATGGCAATGCTGAAGTGACTCCACTGTTGAACCTGAAGCCtgtagaagaaggaaggaaggcaaaGGAGGACAGTGGGAATAAACCCATGTCAAA AAAGGAAATGATTGCCCAGCAGCGTgaatacaaaaagaagaaagctTTGAAAAAAGCACAGAGAATAAAAGAACTTGAACAGGAAAGAGAGGACCAGAAGGTGAAATGGCAACAATTCAACAACAGAGCCtattctaaaaacaaaaaaggccaG GTAAAGAGGAGTATTTTTGCTTCACCTGAGAGTGTTACTGGCAAAGTTGGAGTAGGAACTTGTGGAATTGCTGATAAACCTATGACACAGTATCAAGATACCTCTAAATACAATGTCAGGCATTTGATGCCTCAATAA